The nucleotide sequence TGATGTGTAAAAAGTTCTGTGATGTTTTTCAACCCGGCACTCATGCTAGTACCTTTGGCGGCAACCCCTTTGCTTGTGCTGCGGCTTTGAGCGTCTTAAAAACCATTGAACAGGATAATATTCTCCAAAATGTGCAGGCCAGAGGAGAACAGTTACGCACTCGTTTAAGAGCAATTCAGCAAAAGTATCCTCACCTGTTTACTGATGTACGGGGTTGGGGTTTAATCAATGGAATGGAAATCAGTGAATCTACTGAATTGACATCTGCTGATTTGGTTAAAGCGGCTATGGCAGAAGGGCTATTATTAGCACCGGCAGGACCGAAAGTGTTGCGTTTTGTGCCTCCTTTGATTGTTTCTGAAGAAGAAATTGATCAAGCGGTGAGTAAGCTAGAGACAGCCATCGCTCAAACCGTTTAGCACAGGCTTACCCCCTAAAAATCTAGAGACGTTGCTGCCAACGTCTCTCATGGTAATGCGATGATTTAAGAAAAAGGAGGTAATTAACCCAGACTTTTAGCTTTTTACGGCCTTAACTAGCCGCCGTTTCTTGGACTTCTATGGGATAAACACTAATTTTTTGGCGAGTTCTGTTTTTGTATTCAAACTTGACTACGCCATCCACTAAAGCAAACAGGGTATCATCTGAACCCCGGCCAACATTATTCCCCGGATGAAACTTGGTACCCCGTTGACGAACCAAAATATTACCGGCTTTAACGGTTTGACCCCCATAACGCTTAACCCCTAGTCGTTTGGCGTTCGAGTCACGACCATTGCGGGTACTACCCGTTCCCTTCTTATGAGCCATAATTTTCTCCTAATCAATTTTCTTGATCTATTTTAGTTATTTATTCTGAGTCAGTTGCTTCTGTGCTACCCGCTTCACCACTAGCAACCGTTGCTGCCGCTTGAGTTTCCCCAGAGGTTAGGGTTTTGCCATTAACATTAATAGAATTAATCATCAAGCGGGTTATTTCTTGACGATGTCCCCGTTTTTTGCGGGTTTTCTTTTTCGGACGCATTTTATAGACGATGACTTTTCTTCCGCGAAGATGCCGTAGGATGGTTCCTTCTACAGTGGCTCCCTCTACAAAAGGTTGACCGACAATTACCTCGTCTTCGTCGCTGACTAATAATACTTTATCAATGCTGTAGTTGGTGTCTGGATCAGCATGGAGTAGTTCAATATCATAAAAGCGACCCGGTTCAACTCGTAATTGCTTACCGCCAGTTTCAATAATTGCGTAACTCATGGAATTGTCCTATCAAATTGCCGTACAGGTAGCTCAAATAGTTCTGTTTTTTTAGTCCGTCAGAAATTTCTCGTCATTCATCCTTGAAACTTCTTGCCTAAAACTCTAGACCTATTCATTCGCTTTTGAGATGTCTTAACCTGATCCGAGCAGGAATTAGACACACAATCTATTATTTTATTAGATCAAAGCAATTATTGTCAAGTCAAGACTCGTGAGAAAATCCCCCGACTTATCAGGGGAGGCTGTTAATTCTCATTAAAATCTATATAGGTGAAGCCGGTATTTTTGTCGGTGAGAGATTTTTTATATTTTTCATAAATTTCTATGCCGGGAAGGGGTTCAGAAAACGCTTTAGGCAATTTGTACTCTTTAGGGGTGTATTGCTGACGAAGGGCTTCGATCACTTGATAAGGTTTGTACCACAGACGCATAACATTCATTAACTCCTCAAACTTAACATAAGAGAGTTTATGTCTGTAACCTAAAGTAATATATTGAACCATACGGGCATAGGTATTAGGGTTATTTTGTTGATCAGTTAGCCCAATAATTTTTCCCAGTTTTTCAAAGACTTCATATTTATTGAGGACAAGAGAAACTAAAGTTTTGTGATTAGTGACATCTTCTTCTTTGAGGGTGCTGACCAGATCAGAGATAATTCTTAAGATAGAATAGTCTGCCAACTGATAAGCTTTGAATAGACACAGCAGTTTTAATCCCAATTCATGTTCAGCTAGGCGATCTAGTTCTTCAACGTAAGCTTGCATGGCATTACGGCCTTCTTCAGTTTTAATCTGAGGCAACAGTTCAGCTAATTTTTCTTGAACCCGAGGACGAAACTGGGTTTTATCCTCGTCACTGGTGAGTCGTGTTTGCACATAGTCATATAGTTCTTGCTGCTTAGAACTACGGTAACGAATTTCAATTTGGTCAATGGTGATATAACTATTCTTGGCTTCGATCGCTACCTGGAACAGTTCAATACTATCCTTTAAGCCAGCATATTCATCTAGTCCTACACGCAAAGCATATTTAATTTTTACATACAGTAAAAACTCGTAGTTAGTAAAGCGATCATTGTCAACGGCTAGGGCTGTTTTAGCAAAAACCCTCAGATCCATGAAATTGCCTTGATGGAGTGCCAGAACGCTCTCGGGAACAACTTGCTTACTAAATTTGGCAATTAAATAGTCTAAAAAACTGAAGTTCCCAAAAACACGACGATTCCACCAAGGAGTATCACTTGCTGTTCTATTTACTTGTGGTTTGATGGAATTATTATTTAGGTTAGTCATAGAAAATCTCCCTTAATTTAAAAGCTAGGTATAATTTCTGGCCTTGAGCATGAAACTTTAAGTAAAGCTTTCAGGAAACACCACCTTTTCGTGATCAGAACTTCTATCTTTTAACCCCTACTGCTATAGTCCTTATCAAGTCAAAGTTCTCTAGGTTTCATGCTTATAATTCCCCAAATGCTCAAAAAATTCACAGATCTGTGGATAAATTTTTTTCCCCCCGTTTATCCGTGAAAACCGAGATAATTAAAAAAATTTAAGCATGAGGTAACGAGATATGCCGCTACTGACTAACCATAGGGCTTATTTGTACAGTCTAGCTTTAAAAAAGCTTAAAAATACCAAATCTGTTCTATTTGCTTAACAGTTTGTAACAACTTTTCTTGAGCCGCTTGCACCGATTCTTCCCCCCAATTTTTGTTAGTCAGCACAGTAACATGACCTAATTTTCGTCCAGGACGAGATTCAGTTTTTCCGTACCAATGTAGATAAGTATGGGGAATTGAAGCGATCTGATCTCGTTTGGATTGATAATCTTGATGAGAATATTCATAGCCCAACAAATTTACCATTGCTGCCCCACTGCTTTTTAAGCCAATTGATCCCAAAGGTAAACCGGTGACTGCCTGCAACTGGATAGCAAACTGAGAGGTCAAACAAGCATCTAGAGTATAATGTCCTGAATTATGGGTACGGGGTGCGATTTCATTGACTAAAATTTTCCCCTCTTGAGTGAGAAATAATTCTAGCCCCAATACCCCCACTATCTCCAATTGTTCTAAAATTTGCCTTGTCATCTGCTCAATTTCTCTACTGATCTCAGGCTCAATGAGTGCCGGAACCATTACCCGACGACACACGGCCTCAACTTGGATCGTTTCTACCACCGGATAAATTTTGACCTCT is from Gloeothece verrucosa PCC 7822 and encodes:
- the rpmA gene encoding 50S ribosomal protein L27 encodes the protein MAHKKGTGSTRNGRDSNAKRLGVKRYGGQTVKAGNILVRQRGTKFHPGNNVGRGSDDTLFALVDGVVKFEYKNRTRQKISVYPIEVQETAAS
- the rplU gene encoding 50S ribosomal protein L21 → MSYAIIETGGKQLRVEPGRFYDIELLHADPDTNYSIDKVLLVSDEDEVIVGQPFVEGATVEGTILRHLRGRKVIVYKMRPKKKTRKKRGHRQEITRLMINSINVNGKTLTSGETQAAATVASGEAGSTEATDSE